One stretch of Lucilia cuprina isolate Lc7/37 chromosome 6, ASM2204524v1, whole genome shotgun sequence DNA includes these proteins:
- the LOC111677574 gene encoding ribosomal RNA-processing protein 8 translates to MKFFVPSAFDKSTEAVKFKPTQLAIEQSSSKIEKNKKNKKKKSKKANEHESVPHKGKGPLAPHLLESDDDVMPDTNKVKKGKVEKKKNNKKQQKQKLKPSPALSKAIQETIALAKNDPNDNDDAMEDDETPTATAPANSFEAKLKEQLMGGRFRFLNEQLYTMNSKKAENLFKQDPEAFKAYHDGYRHQVEKWPLNPLDRIIKMIKKLPKSLEICDFGCGEGKLAKSVPHKVISMDLVSCRDDIIACDMAETPLTTQSLDVAVYCLSLMGTNLKDYLLEANRVLKMDGLIYIAEIQSRFDNVKDFVKKLDTFGFQLIRQDVGQKVFYFFQFKKVRNVGKVANVPQLALKPCLYRKR, encoded by the coding sequence atgaaattttttgtaccCTCAGCTTTTGATAAAAGTACAGAGGCTGTAAAATTTAAGCCTACCCAATTGGCAATTGAACAAAGTTCTAGCAAAatcgagaaaaacaaaaagaataaaaagaaaaagtcgaaaaaagcaaACGAACATGAATCGGTACCACACAAAGGTAAAGGACCATTGGCTCCTCATTTGCTAGAAAGTGATGATGATGTTATGCCCGATACGAATAAAGTCAAGAAGGGTAAagtagagaaaaagaaaaataacaaaaagcaacaaaaacaaaagcttaAACCCTCACCGGCTCTAAGTAAAGCCATACAGGAGACTATAGCATTGGCCAAAAATGATCCCAACGATAATGATGATGCCATGGAAGATGATGAGACCCCAACAGCCACTGCGCCGGCAAATTCCTTTGAGGCCAAACTTAAGGAACAACTAATGGGAGGACGTTTTCGTTTTCTTAACGAACAACTCTATACCATGAATAGTAAAAAGGCtgagaatttatttaaacaggATCCTGAAGCTTTTAAAGCCTATCACGATGGTTACCGTCATCAAGTTGAGAAATGGCCCTTAAATCCTTTGGATcgtattataaaaatgattaagaaattGCCCAAATCTTTAGAAATTTGCGATTTTGGTTGCGGTGAGGGCAAGCTGGCAAAATCAGTACCCCATAAAGTAATCTCCATGGACTTGGTAAGCTGTCGTGATGATATTATAGCCTGCGATATGGCTGAGACTCCCTTAACCACCCAGTCTTTGGATGTGGCTGTCTACTGTCTCTCCCTAATGGGCACCAATCTAAAAGATTATCTTCTCGAGGCTAATCGTGTTTTAAAAATGGATGGTTTAATTTATATAGCAGAGATACAATCACGTTTTGATAATGTTAaagattttgttaagaaattggATACATTTGGTTTTCAACTCATACGTCAAGATGTCGGTCAAAAGGTGTTCTATTTCTTTCAATTCAAGAAAGTGCGTAATGTAGGTAAAGTTGCTAATGTACCGCAGTTGGCTTTAAAGCCCTGTTTGTATAGAAAACGTTAA
- the LOC111677576 gene encoding tRNA methyltransferase 10 homolog A, translated as METPEDCPPAEKKLKETEIEESTTPKIPAALENNPGFTPPTPFSKNQLKKQRKLAQYEQVRKEKRQKEKERQKQKRKEAAEKGLPIRTGPSRKELKKKQQAAVENENALRIAIDLDCDDMMSERDVAKCVKQCLRIYTINRRSERPVQLHLTGIKSEGNIHKCLKKNDGWENWQLKYHFDEDHLKVFQPNSQLVYLTSESDTVLESLEPSNVYCIGGLVDHNHHKNYCHDKATREGLRTARLPLGENVDMKTRTVLTTYHVFEILVRVAEGKSWAEAILQTIPPRKGAKLKECGVSKENKEIVNCSNDLEEKIVEDKTTEKVVAESVTTLDLPVQEVVNKTCQIEENEGTKS; from the exons ATGGAAACTCCCGAAGACTGTCCACCGgctgaaaaaaagttaaaagaaactGAAATTGAAGAAAGTACAACTCCTAAAATACCAGCTGCCTTAGAAAATAATCCCGGCTTTACGCCACCCACTCCCTTCAGtaaaaatcaactaaaaaaacaaagaaaattagcACAATACGAACAAGTACGCAAAGAGAAACGTCAAAAGGAAAAGGAGCGACAAAAGCAAAAACGCAAAGAAGCAGCTGAAAAAGGACTGCCCATACGGACGGGACCATCACGTAAAGAGCTGAAGAAAAAGCAACAGGCGGCTGTTGAAAATGAAAATGCACTACGTATAGCCATCGATTTGGATTGTGATGACATGATGAGCGAACGAGATGTGGCAAAATGTGTAAAGCAATGTCTGCGCATCTACACGATTAATAGAAGATCAGAGAGACCAGTGCAATTACATTTGACGGGTATTAAGTCAGAAGGTAATATACACAAATGCCTGAAGAAAAACGATGGCTGGGAAAATTGGCAATTAAAGTATCATTTCGATGAGGATCACTTAAAAGTCTTTCAACCTAATAGTCAATTAGTGTATTTAACCAGTGAATCGGATACGGTGCTTGAGTCTTTAGAACCTTCTAATGTTTATTGTATTGGTGGTCTTGTCGATCATAATCATCATAAAAACTATTGTCATGATAAAGCCACTAGGGAAGGCCTACGTACTGCCCGTTTGCCTTTGGGTGAGAATGTGGATATGAAAACAAGAACAGTATTGACTACATATCATG tttttgaaatccTGGTACGTGTGGCTGAAGGCAAAAGTTGGGCTGAAGCTATTTTACAAACTATACCACCCAGAAAAGGTGCTAAACTTAAGGAGTGTGgagtttcaaaagaaaataaggAAATCGTAAACTGTTCGAATGACTTGGAAGAGAAAATTGTTGAGGACAAAACTACTGAGAAAGTAGTTGCAGAATCTGTTACAACTTTAGATCTACCGGTACAAGAAGTGGTTAATAAAACTTGCCAAATAGAGGAAAATGAAGGCACAAAGAGTTGA